Proteins co-encoded in one Candidatus Methylomirabilis sp. genomic window:
- a CDS encoding CBS domain-containing protein, with protein sequence MKVREGMMTELVTASPWETAAEVARKMRDQKVGCVLISNEGKLLGLITDREITIKCVAEGWNPQNTRIEEIMTRNPYTIAPDFEMAEAARLFGQRKVRRFPVVEDGQKLLGILSIADVAPDFKTYFDGIFHELVEWRHEPKGQHSGWESTCTH encoded by the coding sequence ATGAAAGTGCGAGAGGGTATGATGACCGAGTTGGTGACGGCTTCACCGTGGGAAACCGCCGCCGAGGTAGCGCGCAAAATGCGCGACCAGAAAGTGGGATGCGTGCTGATTTCTAACGAGGGTAAACTTCTCGGCCTCATTACCGACCGAGAGATCACGATCAAGTGCGTTGCCGAAGGATGGAACCCGCAAAATACACGGATCGAGGAGATCATGACCCGGAATCCTTACACGATCGCTCCCGATTTTGAGATGGCTGAGGCCGCGCGGCTCTTTGGCCAGCGCAAAGTCAGGCGCTTCCCTGTTGTCGAGGACGGCCAGAAGCTGCTTGGTATCCTCTCCATCGCCGATGTGGCCCCCGACTTTAAGACGTACTTTGACGGGATCTTCCACGAGCTCGTCGAATGGCGGCATGAGCCAAAGGGCCAGCACAGTGGATGGGAGAGCACCTGCACCCACTAG
- a CDS encoding flavin reductase family protein — MDENSIAAVLGKLDYEIFVLTAAHQDRSSGQIVCWVVPATIVPQVPRILVGIGRTTFTRELIEVSRKFALNLLGKDQWPLVAHFGFRSGREMNKFATVPFERGVTGSPILQGTVGYLECEVRTVLDAGAGAHLFYLADVIDGKIVADRNPLCLHHLPEVLPPEDFATMRRLLEHDAQCNLGLL, encoded by the coding sequence ATGGACGAAAACAGTATTGCGGCGGTACTCGGTAAGCTGGATTATGAGATCTTTGTCCTGACGGCAGCCCATCAGGACCGATCCAGCGGCCAGATTGTATGCTGGGTAGTGCCGGCGACGATCGTCCCACAGGTCCCTCGTATTCTGGTCGGGATTGGCCGGACGACCTTTACCCGCGAACTTATTGAGGTTAGCAGAAAGTTCGCACTGAACCTGCTCGGGAAGGATCAATGGCCATTGGTGGCCCACTTCGGCTTCCGGTCCGGCCGAGAGATGAACAAATTTGCGACCGTTCCCTTTGAGCGCGGGGTGACCGGCAGCCCCATCCTACAGGGAACTGTCGGCTACCTGGAGTGCGAAGTCAGGACAGTGCTCGATGCCGGGGCTGGCGCTCATCTCTTTTACCTGGCTGACGTCATTGATGGGAAGATCGTGGCCGACCGAAACCCGCTCTGCCTCCACCACTTGCCGGAAGTGTTACCCCCGGAGGATTTCGCCACCATGCGGCGGCTCCTCGAACATGACGCCCAGTGTAATCTTGGACTCCTCTAA
- a CDS encoding TolC family protein — protein sequence MTRLLRIGFLILVTSTVNVGVGGVAVAEEEMLRLQPLVQEALAANPEIRAEERKWDAARERPSQEGSLDDPMLSFEIENLPTRSFGFTQDDMTMKKLSISQALPFFGKLDLRSEVAQREANAIGLVYRDKRNEIVRRVKEVFYGLYAIDRSLEIIEKNRELLREFVKIAETKYSVGKGIQQDVLKAQVELSKLLDEQIRLEQSRQAAGARLNAILNQPPQAPLGRTEEVAKGELPMELAELQARAVENRPLLKGLQEEIERSKAANALARKRYFPDLTMSLGYAFREDSAIVRRSDFFSAGFSINIPLYFRTKQDRQVAETSALINSAREQHQAAKNEVVSMVKELVADIEKGHKLIDLLETGLIPQARLSLDSAVAGYQVGKVDFLTLLDSRLTLFNFEKEYYRTLGEYQTSLAKLEWVVGASGY from the coding sequence ATGACCAGACTATTGAGAATCGGGTTTCTCATCCTTGTGACAAGCACTGTAAATGTTGGAGTGGGAGGAGTGGCGGTTGCAGAGGAGGAGATGCTCCGTCTTCAGCCGCTCGTCCAGGAGGCCCTCGCTGCGAATCCGGAGATCAGAGCTGAAGAGAGGAAATGGGATGCAGCGCGAGAACGTCCTTCCCAGGAAGGGTCGCTTGACGACCCGATGCTGAGCTTTGAGATTGAAAACCTCCCCACCCGCTCTTTCGGCTTTACCCAGGACGATATGACGATGAAGAAGCTCAGTATCTCTCAGGCGCTTCCCTTCTTCGGGAAGTTGGACCTACGAAGCGAGGTGGCCCAACGGGAAGCCAACGCGATTGGCTTGGTGTATCGGGATAAACGAAACGAGATTGTGCGGCGGGTCAAAGAGGTCTTCTACGGATTGTACGCCATCGATCGCTCACTGGAGATTATAGAGAAAAACCGTGAGCTACTGAGAGAATTCGTCAAAATCGCTGAGACGAAATACAGTGTCGGTAAGGGGATTCAGCAGGATGTTCTGAAGGCGCAGGTGGAACTGTCGAAATTGCTGGACGAGCAGATCCGGTTGGAACAGAGCCGTCAGGCTGCTGGCGCCAGGCTGAATGCGATTCTGAACCAGCCTCCCCAAGCGCCGCTCGGTCGGACTGAGGAGGTGGCGAAGGGCGAACTGCCGATGGAGCTTGCGGAGCTCCAGGCCAGAGCCGTGGAGAACCGGCCGCTGCTCAAGGGGCTTCAGGAGGAGATCGAGCGGAGCAAGGCGGCCAATGCGCTTGCCAGGAAGCGATACTTCCCGGATCTTACGATGAGCCTGGGTTATGCCTTTCGGGAAGACTCCGCTATCGTTAGGCGATCTGACTTCTTCTCAGCGGGGTTTTCAATCAACATCCCCCTGTACTTCAGAACCAAACAGGACAGGCAGGTTGCAGAGACCTCGGCCTTGATCAATTCGGCTAGGGAGCAGCATCAGGCCGCCAAAAACGAGGTGGTCTCGATGGTGAAGGAATTGGTGGCTGATATCGAGAAGGGACACAAGCTCATTGATCTGCTGGAGACCGGCCTGATTCCACAGGCCCGACTCTCCCTGGATTCTGCTGTTGCCGGCTATCAGGTGGGTAAGGTCGATTTTCTCACCCTGTTGGATAGCCGACTGACGCTCTTTAATTTTGAGAAGGAGTACTATCGGACGCTGGGAGAGTATCAGACAAGCCTGGCGAAGTTGGAGTGGGTTGTCGGCGCCTCGGGATACTGA
- a CDS encoding efflux RND transporter periplasmic adaptor subunit: MKERIRRMRWVIAWSVVIAAVGAIFIVWYGGGMRLQERLSGRTPPPREPIAQAVGNGDHAGHEAASTPAAQGKPPVASEMQIAPGAVMVSPERQQLIGLKTGVVEYRSIERTIRTVGVVEFDERRLADVNIKIEGWIESLLVNFTGEPVKKGQPLLTIYSPDLVSTQEEYLQALRAKETLGKSRFPDIASGGDTLLNASRRRLQYWDISDEEIADLERTGTPRKSMTIYSPINGVVIEKMAVRGKKVMPGENLYKVADLSTVWVQGEIYEYEVPVVKLGQAASVTLASYPGELFRGKVSYIYPVLTEKTRTVKVRFEFPNTKDWKLKPQMYANVELKIPFGKRLVVPDEALLDSGTKQLVFIDKGQGTFEPRDVKVGARVEGYIEILAGLSAGERVVTSANFLIDSESQLKAAVGVVGGMSGMGMAPKK; encoded by the coding sequence ATGAAAGAACGGATACGACGGATGAGGTGGGTCATCGCCTGGAGTGTTGTGATCGCCGCCGTCGGCGCAATCTTCATCGTGTGGTATGGCGGCGGGATGCGACTCCAGGAGCGGCTGAGCGGCAGGACGCCGCCTCCTCGGGAGCCGATCGCCCAGGCCGTAGGCAATGGGGATCATGCCGGACATGAAGCGGCATCGACCCCTGCTGCGCAGGGCAAGCCGCCGGTTGCGTCCGAGATGCAGATAGCCCCTGGAGCGGTAATGGTCAGCCCGGAGCGACAGCAGTTGATCGGGCTGAAGACCGGCGTAGTCGAATACCGGTCGATTGAGCGGACGATTCGGACGGTTGGGGTGGTGGAGTTCGACGAACGACGCCTCGCCGACGTCAATATCAAGATCGAGGGGTGGATCGAGAGCCTGCTGGTGAACTTTACCGGGGAGCCCGTCAAGAAGGGGCAGCCGCTCCTCACCATTTACAGTCCGGATCTGGTCTCAACCCAGGAGGAGTACCTGCAGGCATTGCGGGCGAAGGAGACGCTCGGCAAAAGCCGCTTCCCCGACATCGCGTCTGGAGGCGATACGCTCCTCAATGCATCAAGGCGGCGCCTTCAGTACTGGGATATCAGCGACGAGGAGATCGCCGATCTTGAGCGAACAGGGACGCCACGCAAGAGTATGACGATTTACTCGCCCATCAATGGGGTCGTGATCGAAAAGATGGCTGTTCGCGGTAAGAAGGTGATGCCCGGTGAGAACCTGTACAAGGTGGCCGATCTTTCCACCGTCTGGGTCCAGGGGGAGATCTACGAATACGAGGTTCCAGTGGTCAAGCTTGGCCAAGCGGCGAGCGTGACACTGGCCTCCTACCCCGGAGAGCTCTTTCGCGGCAAGGTAAGCTACATCTACCCTGTCCTGACGGAGAAAACCCGGACGGTGAAGGTCCGCTTCGAGTTTCCCAACACGAAAGACTGGAAACTGAAGCCGCAGATGTACGCCAATGTAGAACTGAAGATCCCCTTTGGCAAACGTCTCGTCGTGCCGGACGAGGCGCTCCTGGACAGCGGGACGAAACAGCTCGTCTTCATCGACAAGGGGCAAGGGACCTTCGAGCCGAGGGACGTGAAGGTGGGCGCGCGCGTGGAGGGCTATATCGAGATTCTGGCCGGTCTTTCGGCCGGCGAGCGGGTGGTGACCTCCGCAAATTTCCTGATTGATTCCGAGAGCCAGCTTAAGGCCGCCGTTGGTGTGGTAGGGGGCATGTCCGGCATGGGGATGGCTCCGAAGAAGTGA
- a CDS encoding CusA/CzcA family heavy metal efflux RND transporter — translation MISKLIEWSATNRFVIGLFTVFAVAWGVWALRHTPLDAIPDLSDVQVIIQTEWAERSPTLVEDQITYPIVVALLSAPKVKVVRGFSFFGLSFVYAIFEDGTDLYWARSRVLEYLQGVKERLPQGVTPILGPDATGVGWGFEYAIMDETGRHDLAQLRTVNDWYVHHWLQSVPGVAEVARVGGFVKQYQVSIDPTTLLGYKLSLDRVVEAIRKGNNDTGGRVVEFSGREYMVRGLGYIRSLKDLEAIVVGTDDHGTPILVRDIGRVGLGPDIRRGVAELDGEGDVAGGIAVIRYGENALDVIQRIKEKIKTITPSLPEGVKIIATYDRSDLIHRSIATLKEKLIEESIIVSLVSILFLFHFRSALVAILTLPIAILMSFITMYYIGLGSNIMSLGGIAIAIGAMIDAAIVMIENAHKRLEHAAPGSDRNRIIIEAAKEVGKPLFYSLLIITVSFIPVFTLQAQEGRLFRPLAFTKTFAMFFSSLLSVTLVPLLMVLLIRGKIHSEQKNPISRFLIWVYNPIVHAVLRWRKATIAVAFLSLLATIPDFMKLGSEFMPPLYEGTLLYMPTALPGASITQVSQLLQIQDRIVKHFPEVESVFAKGGRSTSATDPAPLEMIETVINLKPEAQWRRGMTVEKLIDELDKALQVPGVTNAWTMPIKGRTDMLSTGIRTPIGIKVLGPKLETIQRIGQEIEASLKPVAGTRSVLAERVAGGYYLDFEIKRDEIARYGLTVTDVEDVIETAIGGSTVTTTIEGRERFPVNVRYFRGFRDSLEGLKRVLVSTPMGQQVPITQLVDLKLSSGTTLIRSEAAELVGYVYVDVVNRDIGGYVAEAQRVVAEKVKLPQGYHLLWSGQFEYMERAKERLKYVIPLTLLIIFVLLYFNFGSLAKCLIVLLSVPFSLVGGIWLLYLLGYNLSVAVWVGIIALAGVAAETGVVMIVYLDEVYERRVREGKMASARDLYEAIIEGAVMRVRPKMMTVMAIMAGLLPIMWSHGAGADVMKRIAAPMIGGMVTSTILTLVIIPVIYEMWRSRQLTRTAILQTPHEREP, via the coding sequence ATGATCTCGAAGTTGATCGAGTGGAGCGCCACTAACCGATTCGTCATCGGCCTCTTCACCGTCTTCGCTGTCGCCTGGGGGGTCTGGGCGCTGCGACACACGCCCTTGGATGCCATTCCCGACCTATCCGATGTCCAGGTCATCATTCAAACAGAGTGGGCAGAGCGAAGTCCGACGCTCGTGGAGGATCAGATCACCTATCCGATTGTGGTTGCCCTCCTTTCAGCGCCGAAAGTGAAGGTGGTCCGCGGGTTTTCTTTCTTCGGGCTCTCCTTCGTTTACGCGATCTTCGAGGATGGTACCGATCTGTACTGGGCTCGATCGCGTGTCCTCGAGTACCTGCAAGGAGTCAAGGAGCGATTACCGCAGGGTGTGACGCCGATCCTGGGACCGGATGCCACCGGGGTGGGCTGGGGCTTTGAGTACGCCATCATGGATGAGACCGGGCGGCACGATCTGGCTCAACTCCGGACGGTCAACGATTGGTACGTTCATCACTGGCTGCAGTCAGTTCCAGGCGTGGCCGAGGTGGCCCGCGTCGGCGGGTTCGTCAAGCAGTATCAGGTCTCCATCGATCCGACAACCCTCTTGGGCTACAAACTCTCACTGGATCGGGTGGTAGAGGCGATCCGGAAAGGGAACAACGATACCGGTGGCAGGGTAGTGGAGTTCAGCGGGCGGGAGTATATGGTCCGCGGATTGGGGTATATCAGATCCCTCAAGGATCTCGAGGCGATCGTTGTCGGGACTGATGACCACGGGACGCCGATCCTGGTCCGGGACATCGGCCGGGTCGGTCTTGGGCCCGACATCCGCCGTGGCGTCGCCGAGTTGGACGGCGAGGGCGACGTGGCCGGCGGAATCGCCGTGATCCGGTATGGCGAAAACGCCCTGGATGTGATCCAGCGGATTAAGGAGAAGATCAAGACGATCACCCCTTCACTACCGGAGGGTGTCAAGATCATTGCCACCTACGACCGATCCGACCTGATTCACCGTTCTATCGCCACCCTCAAGGAGAAGCTGATTGAGGAAAGCATCATCGTCAGCTTGGTGAGCATCCTCTTTCTCTTCCACTTCCGCAGTGCTCTTGTGGCGATCCTCACCCTGCCAATTGCCATCCTCATGTCGTTCATCACCATGTACTATATCGGGCTCGGTTCAAACATTATGTCGTTGGGCGGCATCGCCATCGCCATCGGCGCCATGATTGATGCGGCCATCGTGATGATCGAGAATGCCCACAAGCGTCTGGAGCACGCCGCCCCAGGGAGTGACCGAAACCGGATCATCATTGAGGCCGCCAAGGAGGTGGGCAAGCCGCTCTTCTACTCGCTCCTGATCATCACCGTTTCCTTTATTCCGGTGTTCACCCTGCAGGCTCAAGAGGGGCGGCTCTTCCGACCGCTGGCCTTCACCAAGACCTTCGCGATGTTTTTTTCATCTCTCCTCTCGGTGACCCTCGTGCCACTCCTGATGGTTCTGCTGATCCGCGGGAAGATCCATTCGGAGCAGAAGAACCCGATCAGCCGGTTCCTGATCTGGGTGTACAACCCGATCGTCCATGCCGTGCTCAGGTGGCGGAAAGCGACTATCGCTGTTGCGTTCCTCTCGCTGCTGGCCACCATCCCGGATTTCATGAAGCTTGGGTCAGAGTTTATGCCGCCGCTGTACGAGGGGACCCTCCTCTACATGCCGACGGCCCTGCCCGGCGCCTCGATCACCCAGGTCTCCCAGCTCTTGCAGATCCAGGACCGGATCGTCAAGCACTTCCCGGAGGTCGAGTCGGTCTTTGCCAAAGGAGGCCGCTCGACAAGCGCTACCGATCCGGCGCCCCTGGAGATGATCGAGACGGTGATCAACCTGAAGCCGGAGGCCCAGTGGCGGCGGGGGATGACCGTGGAGAAGCTGATCGATGAGTTGGACAAAGCCCTTCAGGTTCCTGGCGTGACCAATGCCTGGACGATGCCGATCAAGGGAAGGACCGACATGCTGAGCACCGGCATCCGGACTCCAATCGGGATCAAGGTGCTTGGCCCGAAGCTGGAGACGATCCAGCGAATAGGGCAGGAGATCGAGGCATCGCTTAAGCCAGTTGCGGGAACGCGGAGCGTTCTGGCCGAGCGTGTGGCGGGCGGCTACTACCTCGATTTCGAGATCAAGCGGGACGAGATCGCCCGCTATGGCCTCACCGTGACCGACGTAGAAGACGTTATCGAGACTGCTATCGGCGGCAGCACCGTCACAACAACGATTGAGGGGCGTGAGCGGTTCCCTGTCAATGTCCGGTATTTCAGAGGCTTCCGCGATAGCCTGGAAGGGCTCAAGCGTGTGTTGGTGTCGACCCCCATGGGTCAACAAGTTCCGATCACCCAGCTTGTCGATTTGAAACTCTCCAGCGGCACCACCCTGATCCGCAGCGAGGCCGCTGAGCTGGTCGGCTACGTGTATGTCGATGTGGTCAACCGGGATATCGGAGGGTATGTTGCCGAGGCCCAGCGAGTTGTCGCCGAAAAGGTTAAGCTGCCTCAAGGGTATCACCTACTCTGGAGCGGTCAGTTCGAGTATATGGAGCGGGCGAAGGAGCGGCTGAAATACGTCATCCCATTGACACTGCTCATCATTTTCGTTCTGCTCTATTTTAACTTTGGTTCACTGGCCAAATGTCTGATCGTGCTACTGTCGGTTCCATTCTCGCTGGTGGGCGGGATCTGGCTTTTGTATCTTTTGGGCTATAACCTGAGTGTCGCGGTCTGGGTTGGGATCATCGCGCTGGCCGGGGTGGCGGCAGAGACCGGCGTCGTCATGATCGTCTATCTGGATGAGGTCTATGAGCGGCGGGTGCGAGAGGGGAAGATGGCGAGCGCTCGGGATCTGTACGAGGCGATCATTGAGGGAGCGGTCATGCGGGTGCGCCCCAAGATGATGACGGTGATGGCCATTATGGCCGGCCTGCTTCCCATCATGTGGAGTCATGGGGCCGGTGCCGATGTCATGAAGCGGATTGCCGCCCCGATGATCGGCGGGATGGTGACCTCGACCATCCTGACCTTGGTCATTATCCCTGTGATCTACGAGATGTGGCGCAGCCGCCAGCTCACGCGAACTGCTATACTACAGACTCCTCACGAAAGGGAACCTTAA
- a CDS encoding esterase, whose amino-acid sequence MKTTAASIATLVVALLAVTACAPHMQYRTVHPDVCISPKPNPTPECETHALQRLPSGNGSSYLLGFIEFDDQGQLWDRTQMDDVLMTLRTEAGTRDLLMVVFVHGWKHSAAPGDANINTFRQVLANLSDTEAHLAKAANTPARQVVGIYFGWRGGSLPVKYLENVTFWDRKNTAQKVGYGGVAEALSQLEDIRLSKDSMECREHAERKNDDTLCSSNTRLVVVGHSFGGAVMHTALAQILENRFIKTTAQAGSKGDVEGFGNLVVLINPAFEANLFTPMSDMAAERPTYFPSQLPVVLVLTSEADAATRYAFPFGRWFSTIFEQEHDRQRRNTATGQTETISEHDANVRAVGHFEPYRTHRLYPTKERKREELKASSIADSLRMFERSRTDWVCDAPGSKITFGDVVLERTTNSAGRNPYLVVYVDGRLIHDHNDIDDSRVIEFVKQMILISSHSEKQAAVNCETQ is encoded by the coding sequence ATGAAAACAACAGCCGCCTCAATCGCAACTCTGGTTGTTGCACTGCTGGCCGTGACGGCCTGCGCCCCGCACATGCAATACCGTACCGTCCACCCGGACGTGTGCATCAGCCCGAAGCCGAACCCCACCCCCGAGTGTGAGACCCACGCACTGCAACGCCTACCCAGCGGTAATGGTTCCAGCTACCTGCTCGGGTTCATTGAATTCGACGACCAGGGCCAGCTTTGGGATCGCACGCAGATGGACGATGTCCTGATGACACTCCGGACCGAGGCCGGAACCCGCGATCTGCTGATGGTGGTGTTTGTGCACGGCTGGAAGCACAGCGCCGCACCCGGTGATGCCAACATCAACACCTTCCGCCAGGTGTTAGCTAATCTGAGCGATACCGAGGCCCATCTGGCCAAGGCTGCCAACACCCCAGCCCGTCAAGTGGTCGGCATCTACTTCGGCTGGCGCGGCGGCTCGTTACCGGTAAAATATCTTGAAAACGTGACCTTCTGGGACCGTAAAAACACCGCCCAGAAGGTTGGGTACGGCGGGGTCGCCGAGGCCCTGAGCCAGTTGGAGGATATCAGGCTCAGCAAGGACAGCATGGAATGTCGCGAACATGCGGAGCGCAAAAACGACGACACGCTATGCAGCAGCAACACCCGGCTCGTGGTCGTCGGTCACAGCTTTGGCGGCGCAGTGATGCACACCGCGCTTGCCCAGATCCTCGAAAACCGCTTTATCAAGACCACCGCCCAGGCCGGCAGCAAGGGTGACGTCGAGGGATTCGGCAACCTGGTGGTGCTGATCAACCCGGCGTTCGAGGCCAATCTGTTCACACCGATGAGCGACATGGCTGCCGAGCGGCCCACCTATTTCCCCTCACAACTGCCGGTGGTACTGGTGCTGACCTCCGAGGCCGATGCCGCAACCCGTTACGCCTTTCCGTTCGGGCGCTGGTTCTCGACCATCTTTGAGCAAGAACATGATCGCCAGCGCCGGAATACGGCGACCGGTCAGACGGAAACGATCAGCGAACATGACGCCAATGTCCGCGCCGTTGGCCATTTTGAACCCTATCGTACCCACCGCCTCTACCCGACGAAGGAACGCAAACGCGAGGAACTCAAGGCCTCCAGCATTGCCGACAGCCTCCGGATGTTCGAGCGCTCCAGAACTGATTGGGTCTGCGACGCCCCCGGCAGCAAGATTACGTTCGGTGACGTGGTACTGGAACGCACCACCAACTCGGCTGGTCGCAACCCCTATCTCGTCGTCTATGTCGACGGGCGACTGATCCACGATCACAACGACATCGACGATTCTCGGGTCATCGAATTCGTCAAGCAGATGATCCTGATCTCGAGCCACAGCGAGAAGCAGGCTGCAGTAAACTGCGAAACACAGTGA
- the ftsH gene encoding ATP-dependent zinc metalloprotease FtsH yields MEKQQRQFALWYFVAAFMLVLGIHDFLIARRTETLLYSDFKVLLKAGKVEDLTLGERIISGRLKREGLEGLLPKTKVEEIQRLAGEEHRFVTIRVSDSTLIQDLEASKVRFTGEVESTWFITLLSWVLPALVFVGVWMFLMKRVGGPASGLMAIGKSKAKVYMEKETGVTFADVAGIDEARAELMEIVEFLKTPERYRRLGGKIPKGVLIVGAPGTGKTLLAKAVAGEAGVPFFSLSGSDFVEMFVGVGAARVRDLFAQAQEKAPCIIFIDELDALGKARGLNPMGGHDEREQTLNQLLVEMDGFDTNKGVIIMAATNRPEILDPALLRPGRFDRQVALDRPDIKGREKILQVHVKPVTLSPEVDLSAIAAKTPGFVGADLANLVNEAALLAARKGRDAVVMADFDEAIDRIVGGLEKKTRVMNPAEKETVAYHEAGHALVAESRPRADRVSKISIIPRGVAALGYTQQLPTEDRYLLKRAEILDRLDVLLGGRVAEEIVFGDVSTGAQDDLQRATDMARLMVTQYGMSEHLGLATFEEPRTSFLNIQRPQRIREYSEQTAQAIDEEIRKLLTDAHTRVEQTLAGRRGELDALAKLLLEKEVVDREALTQLLASQRV; encoded by the coding sequence ATGGAAAAGCAGCAACGGCAGTTTGCTCTATGGTACTTCGTGGCTGCCTTCATGCTTGTGCTGGGGATTCACGATTTCCTGATAGCCCGCCGTACTGAGACCCTCTTGTACAGCGATTTCAAGGTCCTCCTGAAGGCCGGCAAGGTGGAAGACCTGACCCTCGGTGAGCGTATCATCTCCGGGCGGCTGAAGCGGGAGGGGCTGGAAGGGCTCCTCCCTAAAACGAAGGTGGAGGAGATTCAACGGTTGGCCGGTGAGGAACATCGATTCGTGACCATCCGGGTCAGCGATTCGACCTTGATCCAGGACCTGGAGGCCTCGAAGGTGCGATTCACCGGCGAGGTGGAGAGCACGTGGTTTATTACCCTGCTCTCCTGGGTGCTCCCTGCCCTGGTCTTCGTTGGTGTGTGGATGTTTCTCATGAAGCGAGTCGGGGGACCGGCGAGCGGTCTGATGGCGATCGGCAAGAGTAAGGCCAAAGTGTACATGGAGAAAGAGACCGGCGTGACCTTCGCCGATGTGGCGGGGATCGACGAGGCGCGCGCTGAGCTGATGGAGATCGTCGAATTCCTGAAGACGCCCGAACGGTACCGTCGGCTTGGGGGGAAGATTCCCAAAGGGGTGCTGATCGTCGGGGCCCCAGGGACCGGGAAAACGCTACTGGCCAAGGCCGTAGCCGGGGAGGCAGGGGTCCCGTTCTTCAGCCTCAGCGGGTCGGATTTCGTTGAGATGTTCGTGGGGGTTGGGGCGGCTCGGGTGCGGGACCTCTTCGCTCAGGCTCAAGAAAAAGCCCCCTGCATCATCTTCATCGATGAGCTGGATGCCCTCGGAAAGGCTCGCGGGCTCAACCCGATGGGCGGACACGATGAACGCGAGCAGACCCTCAACCAACTGCTGGTGGAGATGGACGGCTTCGACACGAACAAGGGCGTGATCATCATGGCCGCGACCAACCGCCCGGAGATCCTCGATCCGGCCCTGCTCCGCCCCGGGCGTTTCGACCGACAGGTGGCCCTCGACCGTCCCGATATCAAGGGCCGGGAGAAGATCCTCCAGGTGCATGTCAAGCCGGTCACGCTTTCACCGGAGGTTGACCTCTCGGCCATCGCCGCGAAAACCCCGGGGTTCGTCGGCGCCGATCTGGCCAATCTGGTGAATGAGGCGGCGCTGTTGGCTGCGCGCAAGGGCAGGGATGCGGTGGTGATGGCGGACTTCGATGAGGCGATCGACCGGATCGTGGGCGGCCTCGAAAAGAAGACCCGGGTAATGAATCCCGCAGAGAAGGAAACCGTCGCCTACCACGAGGCCGGCCATGCCTTGGTGGCGGAGTCGCGCCCTCGTGCCGATCGCGTCTCGAAGATCTCCATCATTCCTCGTGGCGTGGCCGCGCTTGGCTACACGCAGCAGTTGCCCACGGAGGATCGGTACCTGCTCAAAAGGGCCGAGATCCTTGATCGACTTGACGTGCTCCTGGGGGGGCGGGTGGCCGAAGAGATTGTCTTTGGGGACGTCTCTACCGGGGCGCAGGATGATCTTCAGCGGGCTACCGATATGGCACGCCTCATGGTAACCCAGTACGGGATGAGCGAACATCTGGGCTTGGCGACGTTCGAAGAACCGCGCACTTCCTTCCTCAACATCCAGAGACCTCAAAGGATACGGGAGTACAGCGAGCAGACTGCTCAGGCGATTGATGAGGAGATCCGGAAGCTTCTGACTGATGCCCACACCCGAGTCGAGCAGACGCTTGCCGGTAGACGCGGTGAGTTGGACGCGTTGGCCAAGCTGCTGCTGGAAAAAGAGGTGGTCGATCGAGAGGCCCTGACGCAGTTGCTGGCGTCCCAAAGGGTTTAG
- a CDS encoding response regulator: MSNQRKVLIVTPELSVRQQILSRVSAKGYEAVAAERGYDALLTVVEQNVGLVIIDLSIDESAGVKTVEILRKIRPRLPLVVVSGDRSLEAGRQVLQHGVFYYLLKPVDLEELDQIIRIALTSNRQQTAGMERQAQEWRPAGERGGVA; the protein is encoded by the coding sequence ATGAGTAACCAGCGAAAAGTTTTGATCGTTACGCCGGAATTATCGGTTCGGCAGCAGATCCTCAGCCGTGTGTCGGCGAAGGGGTATGAGGCCGTTGCTGCCGAGAGAGGTTATGATGCTCTCCTCACTGTTGTCGAGCAGAACGTCGGGTTGGTAATTATCGATCTTTCGATCGACGAGTCCGCCGGCGTCAAGACCGTGGAGATCCTCCGAAAGATTCGGCCTCGCTTACCCCTGGTGGTCGTATCCGGCGACCGGTCGCTCGAAGCGGGTCGCCAGGTTCTCCAGCATGGCGTTTTCTATTATCTGCTCAAGCCTGTTGATCTTGAGGAGCTCGACCAGATTATCCGGATTGCTCTTACCTCCAACAGGCAGCAGACTGCAGGAATGGAGCGGCAGGCTCAAGAATGGAGGCCGGCAGGAGAGAGGGGAGGGGTAGCATGA